In Carassius carassius chromosome 5, fCarCar2.1, whole genome shotgun sequence, one genomic interval encodes:
- the LOC132141106 gene encoding insulin gene enhancer protein isl-1-like isoform X1, which produces MGDMGDPPKKKRLISLCVGCGNQIHDQYILRVSPDLEWHAACLKCAECNQYLDESCTCFVRDGKTYCKRDYIRLYGIKCAKCNIGFSKNDFVMRARSKVYHIECFRCVACSRQLIPGDEFALREDGLFCRADHDVVERATMGAGDPLSPLHPARPLQMAAEPISARQPALRPHVHKQPEKTTRVRTVLNEKQLHTLRTCYNANPRPDALMKEQLVEMTGLSPRVIRVWFQNKRCKDKKRSILMKQLQQQQPHDKTNIQGMTGTPMVATSPERHDGGLQANQVEVQSYQPPWKVLSDFALQSDIDQPAFQQLVNFSEGGPGSNSTGSEVASMSSQLPDTPNSMVASPIEA; this is translated from the exons ATGGGAGACATGGGGGATCCGCCAAAAA AAAAGCGTCTAATCTCGTTGTGTGTCGGCTGTGGGAATCAAATCCATGACCAGTATATTCTGCGCGTGTCCCCGGACCTGGAGTGGCACGCGGCGTGTTTGAAATGTGCAGAATGTAACCAGTATCTGGACGAGTCCTGTACGTGTTTTGTGCGAGACGGAAAAACTTACTGTAAACGGGACTACATCAG GTTGTACGGGATCAAATGTGCTAAATGCAACATCGGTTTCAGCAAGAATGACTTCGTGATGAGAGCACGCTCGAAGGTTTATCATATTGAGTGCTTCAGATGTGTGGCGTGTAGTCGGCAGCTTATCCCAGGAGATGAGTTCGCTCTGCGGGAAGACGGGCTCTTCTGCAGGGCCGACCATGACGTGGTGGAGCGGGCAACAATGGGTGCTGGTGACCCATTAAGCCCATTACATCCGGCAAGACCTTTACAAATGGCAG CAGAGCCCATTTCGGCACGTCAGCCTGCGCTTCGACCTCATGTGCACAAGCAACCTGAGAAAACAACCCGCGTCCGGACAGTCCTCAACGAAAAACAGCTCCATACCTTGAGGACTTGTTACAATGCCAACCCTCGACCCGACGCCCTCATGAAAGAGCAGCTCGTTGAGATGACGGGTCTCAGCCCGAGAGTCATCAGGGTTTGGTTTCAAAACAAGCGCTGCAAGGACAAAAAGAGGAGCATACTGATGAAACAACTCCAGCAGCAGCAACCCCACGACAAAACG AACATCCAGGGGATGACAGGGACTCCAATGGTGGCGACCAGTCCAGAGAGACACGACGGTGGTTTGCAGGCAAACCAAGTGGAGGTGCAGAGTTACCAACCGCCTTGGAAAGTCCTGAGTGACTTCGCACTGCAGAGTGACATCGACCAGCCTGCTTTCCAGCAACTG GTGAATTTTTCTGAAGGAGGGCCAGGCTCGAACTCCACGGGGAGCGAGGTCGCCTCAATGTCCTCGCAACTGCCTGATACACCAAACAGCATGGTAGCGAGTCCTATAGAGGCCTAG
- the LOC132141106 gene encoding insulin gene enhancer protein isl-1-like isoform X2, which translates to MGDMGDPPKKKRLISLCVGCGNQIHDQYILRVSPDLEWHAACLKCAECNQYLDESCTCFVRDGKTYCKRDYIRLYGIKCAKCNIGFSKNDFVMRARSKVYHIECFRCVACSRQLIPGDEFALREDGLFCRADHDVVERATMGAGDPLSPLHPARPLQMAEPISARQPALRPHVHKQPEKTTRVRTVLNEKQLHTLRTCYNANPRPDALMKEQLVEMTGLSPRVIRVWFQNKRCKDKKRSILMKQLQQQQPHDKTNIQGMTGTPMVATSPERHDGGLQANQVEVQSYQPPWKVLSDFALQSDIDQPAFQQLVNFSEGGPGSNSTGSEVASMSSQLPDTPNSMVASPIEA; encoded by the exons ATGGGAGACATGGGGGATCCGCCAAAAA AAAAGCGTCTAATCTCGTTGTGTGTCGGCTGTGGGAATCAAATCCATGACCAGTATATTCTGCGCGTGTCCCCGGACCTGGAGTGGCACGCGGCGTGTTTGAAATGTGCAGAATGTAACCAGTATCTGGACGAGTCCTGTACGTGTTTTGTGCGAGACGGAAAAACTTACTGTAAACGGGACTACATCAG GTTGTACGGGATCAAATGTGCTAAATGCAACATCGGTTTCAGCAAGAATGACTTCGTGATGAGAGCACGCTCGAAGGTTTATCATATTGAGTGCTTCAGATGTGTGGCGTGTAGTCGGCAGCTTATCCCAGGAGATGAGTTCGCTCTGCGGGAAGACGGGCTCTTCTGCAGGGCCGACCATGACGTGGTGGAGCGGGCAACAATGGGTGCTGGTGACCCATTAAGCCCATTACATCCGGCAAGACCTTTACAAATGGCAG AGCCCATTTCGGCACGTCAGCCTGCGCTTCGACCTCATGTGCACAAGCAACCTGAGAAAACAACCCGCGTCCGGACAGTCCTCAACGAAAAACAGCTCCATACCTTGAGGACTTGTTACAATGCCAACCCTCGACCCGACGCCCTCATGAAAGAGCAGCTCGTTGAGATGACGGGTCTCAGCCCGAGAGTCATCAGGGTTTGGTTTCAAAACAAGCGCTGCAAGGACAAAAAGAGGAGCATACTGATGAAACAACTCCAGCAGCAGCAACCCCACGACAAAACG AACATCCAGGGGATGACAGGGACTCCAATGGTGGCGACCAGTCCAGAGAGACACGACGGTGGTTTGCAGGCAAACCAAGTGGAGGTGCAGAGTTACCAACCGCCTTGGAAAGTCCTGAGTGACTTCGCACTGCAGAGTGACATCGACCAGCCTGCTTTCCAGCAACTG GTGAATTTTTCTGAAGGAGGGCCAGGCTCGAACTCCACGGGGAGCGAGGTCGCCTCAATGTCCTCGCAACTGCCTGATACACCAAACAGCATGGTAGCGAGTCCTATAGAGGCCTAG